CTACAGCCAGTGGGACCAGCCGACATCGCTCTACAGCGAGGGCCACAAATTCTCGTGCGTGCTCCAGATCAAGATTGCCCGGGACGGCACGGTCTCCGACGCCAGCATCGTGAAATCCAGCGGGAACCCGGTGATGGACGAATCCGTGCTGAAGGCGGCCGAGCGCACGAAACGGATCGCGCCGCTGCCCGACGGCCTCGGCAAGGGCGACACCTACACGATCAACGTCGCGTTCGAACTCGACCAGAGCTGAGCGTTCCGTCGCTCAGAACGTAAAGCCGAAGCCGACCTGCCAGGCGCCAATGGGATCGCCCGCGCGGCGATTCACATTGTAGCCGTAGTCGACGCGAATGGCGCCGAGCGGCGTGTAAACACGCAGGCCCGGCCCGGCGCCGACCTGCAGATCCATGGGCCGGATCTCACTCGCGGAGCTCCAGACATTGCCGGCATCGGCGAAGGCGGCGAGGTAGATGTTGTTGTAAACGGGCCATTGGATTTCGGCATTGAGCAGGAACATGCCGAGGCCGCCGAGGGGATCGCCGTCGCGGTCCGAGGGCCCCAGTCCGTCGAGCTGAAAACTGCGAACGGTATTCGGGCCGCCGAGGAAGAAGCGCTCCTGCACGGGGACACTCTCGCTGCCGCCGCCGGAGGGCAGGATGACGCCGGCGCGGTGATTGAAAATGAGGAACGGGACAAAGGGGTGCTCGGTCGTGATCTCACGCAGAGGCAGGTAATACGTGGCCTGGACGGAAAGGCGCAGGAAGGAGACGTTCCCGAGCAGGACGGGACTGGCGATCTCTTCCTCGTGGTTGAGGAAACAGCCGCGCATCGGGCTGAGGATGTTGTTCCGCGTGTCGTAGGTCTGGCTGAAGGTCACGCTGCCGAGCGTGTAGTTTGGATCGGTGCCGGAGTCGTCGCCGAAGACGACGGCGTTCGTGACGTTCTTGTAGCCGTATTGAAGGCGATAGCCGGTGAGATTTGCCGAGCTGTAGCTGCGGGCGAGCGAAAGCGTGGCGGACGCCTCGCTGCCGCGGTAGGCGGGCAGCTCGCGATGCGCGTAGGCGGCGCCGATGGAGCCCTCGAAATCCGTTCCGAACACCCAGGGATCCGTCAGCGCGCCGGAGATGCCGTAGGAGCGCTGCGAGATCGTGCCGTCGAGGGAGAGGCGGTTCAGCGTGCCGAGAAAATTCCGGTCGATGTAATGGATCTCGGCCAGACCGCGGTCCCACTGGCTGTAGCCGATACCGAACTGAATGCGCTTCGCCGAGGTTTCCTCGACCTTCACGACGAGATCGACGGTGCCATCGGGCTGCGGGACCCGTTGCACATCGGCCTCGGAAAAGGCGCCACTGAACCAGAGGCGCCGCGCGGCATCGTCCACCTTCGAAGCGTCATAGGGCGTGCCGGGCTGGATGGCGAAGCGGGAGAGGATGGCCGCGGGCTTGGTCGATATGCTGCCTTCGACGCGGATGCGACCGATCGTGTAGGTGCGCCCGGCATCGATGAGGAACGCGACGTCGACGTTGCCCGTGGCGGGGTCGAGATTTGCAAGCGTCTGCACGTTGGCCCGCAGAAACGCGTGGTTGCGCAGCCAGTCCTGCACGCGAGTGCGCATGAGCGCCTCCTGATTCCGCTGGTAAGGCTGGTTGAGATATTCGTTGAGAACGCGGCGCAGGGTCTCGGCGGTGATGGGCTTTTCGCCGGGGAGCGTGGCCGGGGGAATGCCGGAGAAGCTCACGTCGCGCACGAAATACCGCAGCCCCTGGTAGATGCGGATGCGCAGGTTCACGAGGCCATTCACCGGCGGCGCGGGCTCGGAAACATCGGCCGTGGCGGTGAGGTAGCCGTGCTGCGCGAGGGCGTTCACGATGGCGAGACGCGCACTCTCGACGGCGCTGTCCACATACGGCATGCGGCCGAAGGGACGCAGCGTGGCCTGGCGGACGGTCGCGTTGAAAATCTCCTGCAGACGGTCGGGCGGAATCTCGGATTCTCCCTCGAACGTCACGGTGCCGATGGCATTGCGCCCGCCCTCGAAGATCTCGAAGGACACGCCGGGGGGACGTGTGGGGCGGTAGGTGTAGGCCACGCGGGCCTCGCGAAAGCCGCGGGAGAAGTAGAAGGCGCGCAGGAAGAACGCGGCGTCGTCGGCCTCGGTGACGCCGAAGTCTCCGTCGAGCGGCACGTAGTAACGATTCCGAAGGATCGCGCGGAGCTGGGCGGCGGCGAACGTTTGATTCCCCTCGAAATGGACATCCCCGGCGGAGGCCGGCGGCGGAGGTGTCCACAGGCCGAACCACGCGGCGATGGCGAGGAAGAATCCCCGCATGGCTACCGAAGCCGGATGGTGTATTGCACGCCGGCGTTGTAGAAGCCGTAGCCGTCGCGACCGGACGTGAGCGAGAAGCGATCCGTCAACCGCAGGTCACTCGCGAGTCCGGTGGATTGCGAGGGATCCTTTGGCGGAATCACGCGCACGCTCAGGCGGTTCACGAAATCATTGAGGTCGAGGCCCATCGGCTCGAGCTGGCGAACGATGCTCCGCAGCAGGATGATGCCCCCCTGCCCCGCGGCCGCTTCCCCGAGGCCGGCGCCGCTCATGCCCGCAGGCGTGAAACCGGTGGTGAGCAGGAAGATGAGATTTTCCTGCGAAAGCGGGGGGTCCGACCGCAACGCGAGATTCTGTTCGCTCAGCGGACCGTAGGCATACATCTGGACGTTGTAGCCGGAGACATCGGCGCGCGCGCGCACATCCATGATCGGCATGAACGGATTTTGCGCGGTGAAATAAATCCGCCCCGCGGGAATGAGCAGCGTGGTCGCGGGCAGGTAAGCCTGGAGGTTCGTGAGCTCGATCACGCCATCGGGATACGGCGCGGCGAGCGTGCCACGCACGGTGAGATTCGGTGCGATATCGCCGGTGGCGAGATTTCCGACGAGGAGGAACGGCATGCCGTTCGTGATCGAGACGTCGAGTTTCCACTGCCCCCAGGGATCCGGCACGAGGCCGGTGAAATTCGGAATGACGAACGGCGGGCCGCTCACGGGATTCGGCACGAGAAAGGGCGTGACCTCGAGCTTGCGGAAGATGCGGCCGTCGACGAGGCGCACCGAGCCGGAGACCGAGCCGCTGGAGCCACGGCCCTGCGCGGTGATGTCGAGATCGGCACGCAGACGCAGGCCGGGATCGCGCGCGAGCAGGACCTTCGAACCTTTCAGCTCGAGACGCAGCTCGGGATCCCCGGGTTTCGAGAGATCCGCCCACCCGGTGGCGGTGAAGGGACCCGCGCCGACTTCGCCGCGGAGTGATTCGAGGGTCACGCGCGAGGTGTTCATGACGAGTCGCGCATTGAGCGAATTGATGCGCGGCACGTCGGGAGAAATTTCGATGTCGCCGCCGGAAAGAGTCGTCTCGCCGTCGATCTTCGGCGCGTTCAACGTGCCGCCGACGGTGAGGTTCCCAGCGAGCGTGCCGCTCAGCTTTCGCGCGGCGGGAAGAAACGGGCGAAAGATTTCGAGGCTGGTGCCCGGGAAGTCGATCTTCGCCGCGATGGCCGCGTCGTTGTGGTAGAGGCGCACGAGGCCGTCCGGCGTTTCCTCGTAGGCGAAGGGCATGTGCGCATCGATCGAAAGCGGCTGGAAGCCCTTCGTCCGGACGGAACCCTTCACATCGAGACGACCCGCCCCGGTGCCGAGCGTAATGTCGGCCGTGGTGGCGGGAATCGTGAAGTCGTCGATCGTCGCGGAGAGATCGCGGCCGGTGAGCTGGCCGTCGAGCTTCAGCTCGGGAAGCAGGCCGGATGCGCCGATGTTCAACCGCAGATTGCCGCTCACGCTGGCCTTCTGGCCGGCCATCTCGATGAGGTCGGCGACCGGCAGATCACCGGAGGTGAAGTTCGCGTAGACCGGCTTGTCGGTGGCGAGGGATTGCGCGAGGGTCCTGCCGCTCGAGAGCGCGAAGAGATTCAACGGCACGAAGCCATCGCCGGCGAGCAGGCCGAGCTTGCCGCGACGCACCGAAAGGCCGGTGACGTTTACCCCGCTCGATGAAATCGTCAGCTGCGAGTTGAGCTCGAGCTTCTCGTGCGTGAGCCGGACGGTCTTGAAATAGATATTTTCCGGCGAATACGTGGCCGCGAACTCTCCGGTGATGCCGGTCGGTGTCGCGCTCGTCATGACGTCCGCCAGCTTCGCCTGGAACGCCCCGGAGTGCGCGGACATCGAGCCGTCGCCCTGCCAGTCGAGCGTGGCCGCCCCGCTGAAGACATTTTTCGCCACCGCGTCGCCTCCGAAGGGCGTGTAAATTCCGAGGTCCTCGATGCGGCCCTTGATTTCGCCCGCGTAGTTGTGCGGAGCGCGGATCCCGATTGTGCCCGTCGCCGCGACGCGATCGTTCCCGGCCCAGAGATCGGCGTAACGCACCTGCAATTCCTCGTCCTTCGCCACGAGAGAAAGCCGTGCCGAGGCCGGCGGCAGCGTCTGGTAGCGAATGCCGCTGGCCTCGCCATTGAGATACCCCGTGAGATGGCCGTTGTCGCCTTGAACGGAGCCGTGGAGGTAAAGCTGGCCGCCGAGCCGCTCGAACGGCGGTCCCGCGAGAGCGGCAAGCGCCGCGAGATCGCGCACATCGGCTGAGAGATCGACGAGATAATGGGCGCGCGGCAGATCCTTCAATTCCTCCGGAATCGCGAGCTCGCCGCTGGCGGAGATCCGGTTGTCCGCCTGCTTGAGTTCGAAGGCCGAAACGTAAAGGCGCCGGCCGATGTAGTTCACGCCCGCGACGAGCGACTGCCAGCCGCGTTCGTTCCAGCGAAAATCGTCCGCCGAGAGACGCAGCGAGATTTCGTCGTCGAGGGGATGGTCGGGATTGCCGCGGAAGGTGAGCCGCGCGTCCCGAATGATGCCGTCCGCTTTCGCCGGGAGCGCGATGATGTCGGGAATCGGCGCGATCGGCAGGTTCACCACCGCCACCGAGGCCGCGAGCCGCAGTTCGTCGTCCTCGGAGCCAAACACGATGTTGCCGCGCAAAGTTCCCCCGTAGGCGCCGACGTCCCAGTCGAGGGACACGCCGCCGAGGTTCACGAAGTTGGCCACAAAATCGCGGATGACGATCTCCTTCCGCAACTGCAGATCAGAGAGATAAGCGGCCCCGTCCTTCCACGCCGTCACGGCGCGGCCATTGGTCACCTCCTGGCGAATGGAACCGGCCTCGATCAGCACGCTCTTGACGGTCAAAAGTCCGCTCTGGCTCTCGTTGAAATCACCGTCCAGGCCCTTCACGGTGTAGGACTGGTCATCCGCAAGGAAGATGGAATCACAGGCGCGGAGATGCACCTCCGTCGGCAGGAAGCGCAGGATCATCGCCGAGAGCTGCTGCTGCTGCTCGCGAGTGAGCGTCGGCAGCGGCTGCGGGATCAGGGCCGGCTTGCGAAAATCGAAGGTGCCGGCCAGCCCCTCGACGGAGCCGCTGCGAAAGACCCTCCCGGTTCCGAAAAGAATCTCCCACAGTGAATTGACCC
This genomic window from Chthoniobacterales bacterium contains:
- a CDS encoding BamA/TamA family outer membrane protein gives rise to the protein MRGFFLAIAAWFGLWTPPPPASAGDVHFEGNQTFAAAQLRAILRNRYYVPLDGDFGVTEADDAAFFLRAFYFSRGFREARVAYTYRPTRPPGVSFEIFEGGRNAIGTVTFEGESEIPPDRLQEIFNATVRQATLRPFGRMPYVDSAVESARLAIVNALAQHGYLTATADVSEPAPPVNGLVNLRIRIYQGLRYFVRDVSFSGIPPATLPGEKPITAETLRRVLNEYLNQPYQRNQEALMRTRVQDWLRNHAFLRANVQTLANLDPATGNVDVAFLIDAGRTYTIGRIRVEGSISTKPAAILSRFAIQPGTPYDASKVDDAARRLWFSGAFSEADVQRVPQPDGTVDLVVKVEETSAKRIQFGIGYSQWDRGLAEIHYIDRNFLGTLNRLSLDGTISQRSYGISGALTDPWVFGTDFEGSIGAAYAHRELPAYRGSEASATLSLARSYSSANLTGYRLQYGYKNVTNAVVFGDDSGTDPNYTLGSVTFSQTYDTRNNILSPMRGCFLNHEEEIASPVLLGNVSFLRLSVQATYYLPLREITTEHPFVPFLIFNHRAGVILPSGGGSESVPVQERFFLGGPNTVRSFQLDGLGPSDRDGDPLGGLGMFLLNAEIQWPVYNNIYLAAFADAGNVWSSASEIRPMDLQVGAGPGLRVYTPLGAIRVDYGYNVNRRAGDPIGAWQVGFGFTF
- a CDS encoding translocation/assembly module TamB domain-containing protein: MATDSVDSSGSPARRRRRLWPWGLLVLLVVFWFAHEPVLIWGARKALTELPPRIGLRFEVGSMQIHLFRPIEFRNVRFVVTNPPASRTDATARRITLGVNSLWEILFGTGRVFRSGSVEGLAGTFDFRKPALIPQPLPTLTREQQQQLSAMILRFLPTEVHLRACDSIFLADDQSYTVKGLDGDFNESQSGLLTVKSVLIEAGSIRQEVTNGRAVTAWKDGAAYLSDLQLRKEIVIRDFVANFVNLGGVSLDWDVGAYGGTLRGNIVFGSEDDELRLAASVAVVNLPIAPIPDIIALPAKADGIIRDARLTFRGNPDHPLDDEISLRLSADDFRWNERGWQSLVAGVNYIGRRLYVSAFELKQADNRISASGELAIPEELKDLPRAHYLVDLSADVRDLAALAALAGPPFERLGGQLYLHGSVQGDNGHLTGYLNGEASGIRYQTLPPASARLSLVAKDEELQVRYADLWAGNDRVAATGTIGIRAPHNYAGEIKGRIEDLGIYTPFGGDAVAKNVFSGAATLDWQGDGSMSAHSGAFQAKLADVMTSATPTGITGEFAATYSPENIYFKTVRLTHEKLELNSQLTISSSGVNVTGLSVRRGKLGLLAGDGFVPLNLFALSSGRTLAQSLATDKPVYANFTSGDLPVADLIEMAGQKASVSGNLRLNIGASGLLPELKLDGQLTGRDLSATIDDFTIPATTADITLGTGAGRLDVKGSVRTKGFQPLSIDAHMPFAYEETPDGLVRLYHNDAAIAAKIDFPGTSLEIFRPFLPAARKLSGTLAGNLTVGGTLNAPKIDGETTLSGGDIEISPDVPRINSLNARLVMNTSRVTLESLRGEVGAGPFTATGWADLSKPGDPELRLELKGSKVLLARDPGLRLRADLDITAQGRGSSGSVSGSVRLVDGRIFRKLEVTPFLVPNPVSGPPFVIPNFTGLVPDPWGQWKLDVSITNGMPFLLVGNLATGDIAPNLTVRGTLAAPYPDGVIELTNLQAYLPATTLLIPAGRIYFTAQNPFMPIMDVRARADVSGYNVQMYAYGPLSEQNLALRSDPPLSQENLIFLLTTGFTPAGMSGAGLGEAAAGQGGIILLRSIVRQLEPMGLDLNDFVNRLSVRVIPPKDPSQSTGLASDLRLTDRFSLTSGRDGYGFYNAGVQYTIRLR